One segment of Cynocephalus volans isolate mCynVol1 chromosome 8, mCynVol1.pri, whole genome shotgun sequence DNA contains the following:
- the LOC134384229 gene encoding olfactory receptor 11A1-like, translating to MVILSWENQTMIAEFVLRGFSSIQQLNILLFMMFLVFYILTVSGNILIVLLVLFNRHLHTPMYFFLVNLSFLEIWYTSNIIPKMLLIIIAEQKTISVAGCFAQFYFFGSLAATECLLLAVMSYDRYLAICQPLHYPILMTGSLCIRLAASSWLCCFLLTAITMVLLCRLSFCGPNEIDHFFCDFTPVVHLSCMDTSLTETIAFTTSSAVTLVPLLLITASYACILAAILRIPCGTGRRKAFSTCSSHLTVVMVFYGTLIATYLVPSANSSQLLHKGFSMLYTILTPMFNPIIYSLRNRDIHKALKKCLSKKSGFLR from the coding sequence atggtgATACTGTCCTGGGAAAACCAAACAATGATAGCGGAATTTGTGCTTAGAGGATTCTCTTCCATCCAACagctaaatattttactttttatgatgTTTTTAGTTTTCTACATCTTAACTGtctctggaaacatcctcattgTCCTCTTAGTTTTGTTCAACCGacacctccacacccccatgtacttcttcctggtGAACTTGTCCTTTCTGGAGATCTGGTATACCTCCAACATCATCCCCAAGATGTTGCTGATTATCATAGCTGAACAGAAAACTATCTCCGTGGCTGGCTGTTTTGCACAGTTCTACTTCTTTGGATCCCTGGCTGCAACAGAATGCCTCTTGCTTGCTGTGATGTCCTATGACCGTTATCTAGCCATCTGCCAACCTCTCCACTACCCCATCCTCATGACCGGCTCCCTCTGCATCAGGCTGGCTGCCAGCTCTtggctctgctgcttcctcctcacAGCAATCACCATGGTCCTGCTGTGTAGACTAAGCTTTTGTGGACCTAACGAAATTGATCACTTCTTTTGTGACTTCACTCCTGTGGTCCATCTTTCCTGCATGGACACCTCACTGACTGAGACCATTGCCTTTACCACCTCCTCTGCAGTGACCCTGGTCCCACTTCTCCTCATCACAGCCTCCTACGCCTGCATCCTTGCTGCTATCCTAAGAATCCCATGTGGCACAGGCCGGAGAAAGGCCTTCTCCACCTGCTCTTCCCATCTCACTGTGGTCATGGTGTTTTATGGGACGCTGATTGCCACATACCTTGTGCCCTCAGCCAACTCTTCCCAACTCTTGCACAAAGGGTTCTCCATGCTCTACACTATCCTGACGCCCATGTTCAACCCCATCATCTATAGCCTCAGAAATAGAGACATCCACAAAGCTCTGAAGAAGTGCTTGAGTAAGAAATCAGGTTTCCTCAGATGA